Proteins encoded in a region of the Leifsonia poae genome:
- a CDS encoding CDP-alcohol phosphatidyltransferase family protein, producing the protein MSAPDSGARGARPTSIAELRAVAQPPEVRGRRNAEHWTASLYLRNLSPYLTWFLLKTPISANGVTGLMILVGWATAASLLIPGIAGPALALVLGQLQMLVDCCDGEVARWRKTSSPAGIFLDNVGHYSTETLIAIALGFRAAGYPFQAPDDFLWTNLGTLLALIVVLNKALNDMVRVARANAGLTKLADTQSEYAPTNGAIARLRRVARFVPFHRLYHSVELTILIFVFGIVGLFIGDQLADRILLSALVPLALLALVGHFVTIMASKRVRG; encoded by the coding sequence ATGTCAGCCCCTGACAGCGGTGCGCGCGGCGCGCGCCCCACCTCGATCGCCGAGCTGCGTGCTGTCGCACAGCCCCCGGAGGTGCGCGGTCGACGCAACGCCGAACACTGGACGGCGTCGCTCTACCTGCGAAATCTGTCCCCGTACCTCACCTGGTTCCTCCTGAAGACGCCGATCTCGGCCAACGGCGTGACCGGGCTGATGATCCTCGTCGGCTGGGCGACCGCGGCTTCCCTGCTCATCCCGGGGATCGCTGGTCCGGCGCTCGCCCTCGTGCTCGGCCAGCTGCAGATGCTCGTCGACTGCTGCGATGGCGAAGTCGCACGCTGGCGCAAGACATCGTCGCCGGCGGGGATCTTCCTCGACAATGTCGGGCACTACTCCACCGAGACGCTCATCGCCATCGCGCTCGGGTTCCGCGCCGCCGGTTACCCGTTCCAGGCCCCCGACGACTTCCTCTGGACGAACCTCGGCACGCTGCTCGCCCTCATCGTGGTGCTCAACAAGGCCCTCAACGACATGGTGCGGGTTGCGCGGGCCAACGCGGGGCTGACGAAGCTCGCCGACACTCAGAGTGAGTACGCGCCCACCAACGGCGCCATCGCCCGGCTGCGCCGGGTTGCGCGGTTCGTGCCGTTCCACCGGCTCTACCACTCGGTAGAACTGACGATCCTGATCTTCGTGTTCGGGATCGTCGGGCTGTTCATCGGAGACCAGCTCGCCGACCGCATCCTGCTGAGCGCACTCGTGCCGCTGGCGCTTCTGGCACTCGTGGGGCACTTCGTGACGATCATGGCGTCCAAACGGGTTCGTGGCTGA
- a CDS encoding glycosyltransferase family 2 protein yields the protein MAEARVGVVVLTQGTRPDELRHGIDSVLAQVGVSTDIVVVGNGWDPATSDPPLPPGVGILHLEENLGIPAGRNSGVPLVEGEILLFLDDDASIPSFRFLADAIALLGRDASVGMIQPRIVDPSGTMSPRRWIPRIRKGDPAHSSPVFSVCEAVIVMPRRVFERTGGWAAPFFYAHEGIDLAWKVWDQGLRTWYAGELVVNHPAVSPTRHTEYYRLNARNRVWLARRNLPVVLMPLYVGSWTGIQIVRWFRRPAALKAWFGGWAEGWRSDPGERRPISWSTVWRMALAGRPPIV from the coding sequence GTGGCTGAGGCGCGGGTCGGCGTCGTCGTTCTCACGCAGGGAACGCGCCCTGACGAGTTGCGCCACGGCATCGACTCGGTGCTCGCCCAAGTCGGCGTGAGCACCGACATCGTGGTGGTGGGGAACGGCTGGGATCCGGCGACCTCCGACCCTCCGCTACCGCCCGGTGTCGGAATCCTGCACCTGGAGGAGAACCTCGGCATCCCGGCCGGTCGCAACAGTGGTGTGCCGCTCGTGGAGGGGGAGATCCTTCTGTTCCTCGACGATGACGCGAGCATTCCGTCGTTCCGGTTCCTCGCAGACGCGATCGCACTGCTCGGGCGGGACGCGAGCGTCGGGATGATCCAACCTCGCATCGTCGACCCATCGGGCACGATGTCACCCCGGCGGTGGATCCCGCGCATCCGTAAGGGCGACCCCGCCCATTCCAGCCCTGTCTTCTCCGTGTGCGAGGCCGTGATCGTGATGCCGCGCCGCGTTTTCGAGCGGACAGGCGGCTGGGCTGCACCGTTCTTCTACGCCCACGAGGGCATCGACCTGGCTTGGAAGGTCTGGGATCAGGGCCTGCGAACCTGGTATGCCGGCGAACTCGTCGTCAACCATCCGGCGGTCTCTCCGACCCGCCACACCGAGTACTACCGTCTGAATGCTCGCAATCGGGTGTGGCTGGCGCGGCGCAACCTGCCGGTCGTCTTGATGCCGCTCTACGTCGGATCGTGGACCGGCATCCAGATCGTGCGCTGGTTCCGTCGCCCAGCCGCGCTCAAAGCGTGGTTCGGCGGCTGGGCGGAAGGCTGGCGGAGCGATCCGGGCGAGCGCCGTCCGATCAGCTGGTCGACCGTGTGGCGGATGGCGCTGGCCGGTCGTCCACCGATCGTCTAG
- a CDS encoding helix-turn-helix domain-containing protein, with amino-acid sequence MAERHSRAAQILGERVRTARMKLGLSQESVADLAQMHVTNFGKIERGSANPSLHTIVRISSVLGIDPAILIGGLDGDDLPAALRVLTAAEFMRERRNRTRR; translated from the coding sequence ATGGCAGAAAGACACTCCCGGGCCGCCCAGATTCTTGGCGAGCGAGTACGCACCGCACGAATGAAACTCGGACTCAGTCAAGAAAGCGTCGCGGATCTTGCTCAGATGCATGTGACCAATTTCGGGAAGATCGAACGGGGTTCCGCGAACCCGAGTCTTCACACGATCGTGCGCATCTCCAGCGTGCTCGGAATCGACCCCGCCATCCTCATCGGGGGATTGGATGGTGACGACCTTCCCGCAGCCCTGCGTGTTCTTACGGCGGCCGAGTTCATGCGCGAACGCCGAAATCGCACCCGTCGCTGA
- a CDS encoding glycosyltransferase family 2 protein produces MPDTAAQNTLPGVSYVMPVLNEVTHVRAAVDSLLRQDYAGPFEVTLALGPSMDGTTELVAELAAVDPRIHVVDNVVGSTPAGLNLAIRASQYPIVVRVDAHSVLPPDYARIAVETIEQTGADNVGGLMDAQGTTPFEAAVARAYGSRIGLGGTKLHVGGEAGPAETVYLGVFRRDRLLEVGLFDEGIKRGQDWELNRRLRSTGGTVWFTPELKVTYRPRPNLYRLARQFVSTGVWRGELARRFPAANGLRYFAPPVMVIAVAVGLILGIVGIVQAAVGAAPWLLLGFAVPAFYILVVIASAILWGRRDGLRSFLWFLVVLPCIHFCWGIGFVLGYLSLTRNITAHTGR; encoded by the coding sequence ATGCCGGACACTGCCGCACAGAACACCCTCCCCGGTGTCTCGTACGTGATGCCCGTTCTGAACGAGGTCACCCATGTTCGCGCGGCGGTGGACAGCCTTCTCCGGCAGGACTATGCCGGGCCGTTCGAGGTCACTCTGGCGCTCGGCCCGAGCATGGACGGCACGACCGAGCTCGTCGCCGAGCTGGCCGCGGTCGACCCGCGCATCCACGTCGTCGACAATGTGGTCGGCTCGACACCGGCCGGGCTCAACCTCGCCATCCGCGCATCGCAGTACCCGATCGTGGTGCGCGTAGACGCGCACTCCGTGCTGCCGCCCGACTACGCGCGCATCGCGGTCGAGACGATCGAGCAGACGGGGGCCGACAACGTCGGCGGTCTGATGGATGCCCAGGGCACCACCCCCTTCGAGGCCGCGGTCGCCCGCGCGTACGGCAGCAGAATAGGTCTGGGGGGCACGAAACTGCATGTCGGGGGCGAAGCAGGTCCGGCCGAGACGGTCTACCTCGGTGTGTTCCGCCGCGACCGCCTCCTCGAGGTCGGACTCTTCGACGAAGGAATCAAACGCGGGCAGGACTGGGAACTCAACCGCCGGCTGCGGAGCACGGGCGGGACCGTCTGGTTCACCCCGGAGCTCAAGGTGACCTACCGCCCACGTCCCAACCTCTACCGGCTCGCCCGGCAGTTCGTCTCCACCGGCGTGTGGCGTGGCGAGCTCGCCCGCCGCTTCCCAGCCGCGAACGGGTTGCGCTACTTCGCCCCACCGGTCATGGTCATCGCGGTGGCGGTCGGGTTGATCCTCGGAATCGTCGGGATCGTCCAAGCCGCGGTGGGGGCTGCACCGTGGCTGCTGCTCGGGTTCGCGGTTCCGGCCTTCTACATCCTCGTTGTCATCGCCTCCGCAATCCTCTGGGGTCGACGCGACGGACTTCGCTCGTTCCTGTGGTTTCTCGTAGTCTTGCCGTGCATCCATTTCTGCTGGGGGATCGGCTTCGTGCTGGGGTACCTCTCCCTCACGCGCAATATCACGGCCCACACGGGAAGGTAG
- a CDS encoding ABC transporter permease: protein MTSTFSEVRPGQRTKFARYRHSLWLLTRRDLRVRYSTSALGYLWSILDPLVMSGIYWLVFTQIFHRNVGENPYIVFLLSALLPWMWFNGSVSDSTRAFLRESKLIRSTMIPRSIWVNRIVASKGIEFLLSLPVLAVFAIFSGAKVNLDILLFPLAISIQVVLTVGVGLIVAPLVVFFRDLERAIKLFLRFLFYASPIIYSARDLEHIHGLRDIAAFNPLTGLFSIYRSTFFAQELDWHLVLTSSLVSLILLGIGVLVFRRCEAAVLKEI, encoded by the coding sequence GTGACCAGTACATTCTCTGAGGTGCGGCCCGGCCAGCGGACGAAGTTCGCGCGCTATCGGCACTCCCTCTGGTTGCTGACCAGGCGCGATCTGCGCGTGCGCTATTCCACGAGTGCACTGGGCTATCTATGGTCGATCCTCGATCCGCTCGTGATGAGCGGCATCTACTGGCTCGTCTTCACACAGATCTTCCACCGGAACGTCGGCGAAAACCCCTACATCGTCTTCCTCCTCTCCGCGCTGCTCCCGTGGATGTGGTTCAACGGCTCCGTCTCCGACTCCACACGGGCATTCCTGCGGGAGTCGAAGCTGATCCGATCGACCATGATCCCGCGCTCGATCTGGGTCAACCGGATCGTGGCCTCCAAGGGGATCGAGTTCCTCCTCTCCCTGCCCGTGCTCGCGGTGTTCGCCATCTTCAGCGGCGCAAAGGTCAACCTCGACATCCTGCTGTTCCCGCTCGCCATCTCCATCCAGGTCGTGCTCACGGTCGGCGTCGGCCTCATCGTCGCCCCGCTCGTGGTCTTCTTCCGAGACCTGGAGCGCGCGATCAAACTGTTCCTGCGCTTCCTCTTCTACGCCTCGCCCATCATCTACAGCGCGCGCGACCTGGAACACATCCACGGGCTCAGGGACATCGCCGCCTTCAACCCGCTCACCGGCCTGTTCAGCATCTACCGATCGACCTTCTTCGCCCAGGAGCTGGATTGGCATCTCGTCCTCACGAGCAGCCTCGTCTCCCTGATCCTGCTCGGCATCGGGGTGCTCGTCTTCCGCCGCTGTGAAGCCGCCGTTCTGAAGGAGATCTGA
- a CDS encoding ABC transporter ATP-binding protein, translated as MPEPVISVTGLGVRFRRNRGGRRSFKDLFSTRQRRVRPDDFWALRDVSFTVHSGESIGVVGRNGQGKSTLLKLVAGVMLPDEGTVRVDDGVAPLIEITGGFVDDLTVRDNVYLTAGLHGMSKAQIDERFGSIIDFAEIGDFVDTPYKHLSSGMKVRIAFSVISQLEEPIILVDEVLAVGDRSFREKCYTRIEELLDGGRTLFFVSHNEKDLRRFCTRGLYLDKGKLVLDGPIDDVLDLYNVDYGS; from the coding sequence ATGCCGGAACCCGTCATCTCCGTCACCGGGCTCGGTGTGCGCTTCCGCCGGAACCGGGGCGGCCGCCGCTCATTCAAGGATCTCTTCAGCACTCGACAGCGGCGCGTCCGCCCCGACGATTTCTGGGCTCTGCGCGACGTTTCATTCACGGTGCACAGCGGTGAGTCGATCGGCGTCGTCGGGCGCAACGGCCAAGGGAAGTCGACTCTGCTCAAACTCGTGGCCGGCGTGATGCTTCCCGACGAGGGAACGGTGCGCGTGGACGATGGCGTCGCCCCGCTGATCGAGATCACCGGCGGGTTCGTCGACGACCTCACCGTGCGCGACAACGTCTATCTCACCGCGGGTCTGCACGGCATGTCGAAAGCGCAGATCGACGAGCGTTTCGGCAGCATCATCGATTTCGCCGAGATCGGCGACTTCGTCGACACGCCGTACAAGCACCTGTCCAGCGGAATGAAGGTGCGCATCGCGTTCTCGGTCATCTCCCAGTTGGAGGAACCGATCATCCTGGTGGACGAAGTCCTCGCCGTGGGCGATCGGAGTTTTCGAGAGAAGTGCTACACCCGTATCGAGGAGCTCCTCGACGGCGGCCGCACGCTGTTCTTCGTCTCGCACAACGAAAAGGATCTGCGTCGATTCTGTACGCGCGGACTCTATCTCGACAAGGGGAAGCTCGTTCTCGACGGACCCATCGACGACGTTCTCGACCTGTACAACGTGGACTACGGGTCCTGA
- a CDS encoding S1C family serine protease: MTDTPITPEPAKPDHDAAAEPVVDAVAQNIPEPAQAPVADTTSAVPAEPAAQTLESPAPIEPSVAAPEVPTAAEVPAVAEVPTAAEVPTAAAVPAVAVAPIPSEGQATQPQGVAAPTATQPTQPLPPQAYGQQPYGQQPAAPQQYGQQPYGQQSTAQQPTVPQPNYGQGSFGQPGAHAPYQGAPQQPYAPQAPNQQYATQNGGAPAGAAPKTAKKRSTGVIIATLAIGALIGGVAGAGAGVGIYAASGANNAVIKTATGPQNITVNNANDATTVTAVAAKASPSVVTISVTGSSEGGTGSGIVLTSDGYILTNTHVVTLDGQASNVTISVQDNNGKIYTAKIVGTDPTTDLAVIKLDGASGMAPITFADSSKLNVGDTAVAIGAPLGLSGTVTDGIVSALNRSISIASSAAPKSSDGSSGGGSGGDSNGNPFNFDFPGQGGSGSGSQSQTQTQATISLPVIQTDAAINPGNSGGALLNAKGELIGVNVAIASASGSSSSGTQSGNIGVGFSIPSNLAKRVSDELIKNGSASHGLLGASVVDASSDAKATTVGAEIKTVTSGGAAAGGGLKAGDIVVGFNGLPITSATDLTAQVRALAAGSKADLTYIRDGQTKTTSVTLGSLPAS; encoded by the coding sequence ATGACGGACACCCCGATCACACCGGAACCAGCGAAGCCCGACCACGACGCCGCCGCGGAGCCGGTCGTGGATGCGGTCGCCCAGAACATTCCCGAGCCGGCACAGGCCCCGGTTGCGGACACCACCTCCGCGGTCCCAGCGGAGCCTGCCGCGCAGACACTGGAGTCCCCGGCTCCGATCGAGCCGTCGGTCGCTGCCCCCGAGGTGCCGACCGCCGCTGAGGTGCCGGCCGTCGCTGAGGTGCCGACCGCCGCTGAGGTGCCGACCGCCGCTGCGGTGCCGGCCGTCGCTGTCGCGCCGATCCCCTCCGAGGGCCAGGCGACCCAGCCCCAGGGCGTTGCCGCACCGACCGCGACGCAGCCGACGCAGCCGCTCCCGCCGCAGGCGTATGGGCAACAGCCGTACGGCCAGCAGCCCGCCGCCCCGCAGCAGTATGGGCAGCAGCCCTACGGCCAGCAGTCGACGGCTCAGCAGCCCACCGTTCCGCAGCCGAACTATGGCCAGGGGTCCTTCGGCCAGCCCGGCGCACACGCCCCCTACCAGGGTGCCCCTCAGCAGCCGTACGCCCCGCAAGCGCCGAACCAGCAGTACGCGACCCAGAACGGTGGAGCCCCCGCCGGGGCAGCGCCCAAGACGGCGAAGAAGCGTTCGACCGGGGTGATCATCGCAACCCTCGCGATCGGCGCTCTCATCGGCGGTGTCGCCGGAGCCGGAGCCGGGGTCGGGATCTACGCCGCATCCGGTGCGAACAACGCCGTCATCAAGACGGCCACCGGCCCGCAGAACATCACGGTCAACAATGCGAACGACGCGACGACTGTGACAGCGGTGGCCGCGAAGGCCTCCCCGAGCGTTGTCACCATCTCCGTCACCGGGAGCAGCGAAGGCGGCACCGGTTCCGGGATCGTCCTGACATCCGACGGGTACATCCTGACGAACACGCACGTCGTCACGCTCGACGGCCAGGCCTCCAACGTCACCATCTCGGTGCAGGACAACAATGGCAAGATCTACACGGCCAAGATCGTCGGCACCGACCCCACGACCGATCTCGCGGTGATCAAGCTCGACGGCGCATCCGGGATGGCACCGATCACGTTCGCCGACTCGAGCAAGCTCAACGTCGGTGACACGGCCGTCGCCATCGGCGCGCCGCTCGGACTTTCCGGAACAGTCACCGACGGAATCGTGAGCGCGCTGAACCGCAGCATCAGCATCGCCTCCTCGGCTGCGCCGAAGAGCTCCGACGGATCCAGCGGCGGCGGCAGCGGTGGCGACAGCAACGGCAACCCCTTCAACTTCGACTTCCCCGGTCAGGGTGGAAGCGGCAGCGGAAGCCAGTCGCAGACTCAGACGCAGGCCACGATCTCGTTGCCGGTCATCCAGACCGACGCCGCGATCAACCCGGGCAACTCCGGTGGCGCGCTCCTCAACGCGAAGGGCGAGCTGATCGGCGTCAACGTCGCCATCGCCAGCGCCAGCGGCTCGTCCAGCTCCGGCACGCAGTCGGGCAACATCGGGGTGGGCTTCTCCATCCCGTCGAACCTCGCCAAGCGGGTCTCCGACGAGCTGATCAAGAACGGTTCGGCCAGCCACGGTCTGCTCGGTGCCTCGGTCGTCGACGCCAGCTCCGACGCGAAGGCCACGACGGTCGGCGCCGAGATCAAGACGGTCACGAGCGGCGGTGCCGCAGCCGGCGGCGGTCTGAAGGCGGGCGACATCGTCGTCGGTTTCAACGGTCTCCCGATCACCAGCGCGACCGACCTGACCGCGCAGGTGCGCGCGCTCGCGGCCGGGTCCAAGGCAGATCTGACCTACATCCGCGACGGTCAGACGAAGACAACCTCGGTCACCCTCGGATCGCTCCCCGCGAGCTGA